The following proteins come from a genomic window of Montipora foliosa isolate CH-2021 chromosome 2, ASM3666993v2, whole genome shotgun sequence:
- the LOC137991735 gene encoding 6-pyruvoyl tetrahydrobiopterin synthase-like — translation MAHSSFSPVPVVYITRRETFSASHRLLNRALSQKENEFLFGKCTNPNGHGHNYKVKVTLRGEQDPKTSMVMHLGKLTEYLKSVIDPLDHKNLDLDIPYFKSAMSTTENLSVYIWNEMKKRLPSGLLYEVKVSSTEKSTFVYRGELRGNLQY, via the coding sequence ATGGCTCACAGCTCTTTTAGCCCTGTACCTGTTGTCTACATAACGAGAAGGGAAACCTTCAGTGCCAGCCACAGGCTTCTTAACCGGGCACTCAGTCAAAAGGAAAACGAATTTTTGTTCGGAAAATGCACAAATCCCAACGGCCACGGGCACAATTACAAAGTGAAGGTCACCCTGCGCGGAGAGCAAGATCCAAAGACATCCATGGTGATGCACTTGGGAAAGCTGACCGAGTACCTGAAATCGGTGATTGATCCACTGGATCACAAAAATCTCGATCTGGATATTCCTTATTTTAAATCTGCGATGAGCACCACTGAGAATCTATCAGTGTACATATGGAATGAAATGAAGAAGCGTCTACCGTCCGGGCTATTGTACGAGGTCAAGGTTTCATCAACAGAAAAAAGTACCTTTGTTTACAGGGGAGAGCTGCGAGGGAACCTCCAATACTGA
- the LOC137991736 gene encoding uncharacterized protein: protein MMTGLVKDQRKSSLQFEEEGHDTLKHLNTQRHSRILCDVVLMVDGEEFPAHKGVLAANSNFFLAMFTTDMLEKGKMKTCINCVSAEAMGSLLEFMYTGRIHINLDNVLELLEASNFLSIVKVKKACCQFLENIVDLENCLAIRSIADVFCCDGLSRVVTKYIHQKFLDVSKTEAFLNSGEGDVMNFLSSDDIKIDSEDQVLEILLDWINYDPERRKCYKGELLKLVRLQFIPASRLQDLKQVSWPLTTTETKQTWKSTARKYYSNVEVIAVTGGCDGSTFLSTVYCFIPAEKKWMQLPDMQVPRWRHQVVVCDDNLLVIGGLRDVCVKEPISAFVEMFSGQTNVWVPVPQQPAVRDIEIDSFGAVSTGSRVLVVGGIDSKANKCTSSVYSIEFGEDTSRVVPLSSLLVPRAGHCLVTIGDCAYTIGGFQTPFTHTPPDGLKVVECYDLEGDAWNVVQPMNERRVFAAAVAFKDKIFVFGGSDGDNILSSCEVYDPELNQWQTIAPMLVPRMRHSAVVHKDKIYVIGGLSAREGPGLKSVECYVFEENRWTKEPDMPSGSFDHQSNVVNVGYKFVVQAMEKKIAVRKLEKILENLNTSKALDAENVPARLLRKAAKTLAKPLCSLYNHSFERAVVALAWKRANVSPVFKDGWSALGVRNGSLWTQSVEGSMDRGHDSGSPCNITNMMTGLVKGQRKSSLQFEEEGHDTLKLLNTQRHSGILCDVVLMVDGEEFPVHKGVLAANSNFFLAMFTTDMLEKGKMKTCINCVSAEAMGSLLEFMYTGRIHINLDNVLELLEASNFLSIVKVKKACCQFLENIVDLENCLAIRSIADVFCCDGLSRVVTKYIHQKFLDVSKTEAFMTSGEGDVMNFLSSDDIKIDSEEQVLEILLDWINYDPERRKCYKDELLKLVRLQFIPASRLQDLKQVSWPLTTTETKQTWKSTARKYYSNVEVIAVTGGCDGSTFLSTVYCFIPAEKKWMQLPDMQIPRWRHQVVVCDDNLLVIGGLRDICVKEPISAFVEMFSGQTNVWVPVPQQPAVRDIEIDSFGAVSTGSRVLVVGGIDSKANKCTSSVYSIEFGEDTSRVVPLSSLLVPRAGHCLVTLGQCAYTIGGFQTPLTHTPDGLQVVECYDLQEDAWNVVQPMNERRLFAAAVAFKNKIFVFGGSDGDNILSSCEVFDPELNQWQTIAPMLVPRVRHSAVVHKDKIYVIGGLSAREGPGLKSVECYVSEENRWTKEPDMPSGRFDHQSNVVNVGYKLVVQAMGK, encoded by the exons ATGATGACAGGGCTGGTTAAGGACCAACGAAAGTCTTCCCTTCAATTCGAAGAGGAAGGACATGACACTTTGAAACACTTAAATACACAGAGACACTCCAGAATACTTTGTGATGTTGTGTTGATGGTGGATGGCGAAGAATTTCCAGCTCACAAAGGTGTTCTTGCCGCtaatagcaatttttttctaGCAATGTTCACCACGGATATGCTTGAAAAAGGTAAAATGAAAACCTGTATCAATTGTGTCAGCGCAGAAGCTATGGGTAGCCTGTTAGAGTTTATGTACACCGGGCGTATTCATATAAACTTGGATAATGTTCTCGAGTTACTGGAAGCGTCCAATTTTCTTTCTATAGTGAAAGTTAAGAAAGCGTGCTGTCAATTTCTTGAAAATATTGTGGATTTGGAGAACTGTCTAGCCATTCGTTCGATCGCCGACGTATTTTGTTGTGATGGTCTCAGTCGAGTGGTCACAAAGTACATTCACCAAAAGTTTCTTGATGTGAGCAAAACGGAAGCGTTTTTGAATTCAGGCGAAGGCGATGTCATGAATTTTTTGTCAAGTGACGATATAAAAATTGATAGCGAAGATCAAGTTCTCGAAATCTTGTTGGATTGGATAAACTACGATCCAGAACGGAGAAAATGCTACAAAGGTGAACTTTTAAAACTTGTTCGACTGCAGTTCATTCCGGCGTCACGCTTGCAGGACTTAAAGCAAGTGTCTTGGCCATTGACCACAACGGAAACTAAGCAAACTTGGAAAAGTACCGCGCGGAAATACTACAGCAATGTTGAGGTTATTGCTGTAACAGGTGGATGTGATGGCTCAACATTTCTATCCACTGTGTACTGCTTCATTCCTGCTGAGAAGAAATGGATGCAGCTGCCAGATATGCAAGTTCCCCGATGGAG gCATCAAGTGGTAGTCTGTGACGACAATCTATTGGTGATCGGTGGCTTGAGAGATGTCTGCGTCAAGGAGCCCATCTCAGCTTTCGTAGAAATGTTTTCCGGTCAAACTAACGTATGGGTACCAGTTCCTCAACAGCCAGCCGTGCGTGATATCGAGATTGACTCGTTCGGTGCTGTCTCCACTGGGAGCAGAGTCCTCGTTGTCGGAGGAATAGATTCGAAGGCCAACAAGTGTACCTCAAGTGTTTACTCTATCGAATTTGGAGAAGACACCTCAAGAGTTGTGCCCCTTTCATCGTTATTGGTTCCCAGGGCAGGGCACTGTCTGGTGACAATAGGGGATTGTGCGTATACCATTGGTGGCTTTCAGACGCCTTTCACACACACGCCTCCAGATGGTCTTAAAGTTGTTGAATGCTACGACCTGGAAGGAG ATGCATGGAACGTCGTCCAACCTATGAATGAACGACGGGTATTCGCGGCAGCAGTTGCTTTTAAGGATAAAATCTTCGTCTTTGGTGGCTCTGACGGTGATAACATCCTCAGTTCTTGCGAAGTTTACGACCCAGAACTTAACCAATGGCAGACTATTGCCCCAATGCTAGTTCCCCGAATGAGACATTCCGCGGTGGTGCATAAGGATAAGATTTATGTGATTGGTGGATTGAGTGCCAGAGAGGGACCTGGGTTAAAATCAGTGGAGTGTTATGTTTTTGAAGAGAACCGCTGGACAAAAGAACCTGACATGCCCAGTGGAAGTTTCGACCACCAGAGTAATGTTGTTAATGTAGGATATAAGTTTGTAGTGCAAGCCATGGAAAAA AAAATAGCTGTTCGGAAGCTTGAGAAGATCTTGGAAAATCTGAATACAAGTAAGGCCTTAGATGCTGAAAATGTGCCAGCCCGCTTACTCAGAAAAGCTGCTAAAACATTAGCAAAGCCCCTTTGTAGTTTGTATAACCATTCTTTTGAAAGGGCGGTTGTAGCTCTGGCATGGAAACGAGCTAATGTTTCACCTGTGTTTAAGGATG GGTGGTCCGCATTGGGGGTCCGTAACGGTAGTCTGTGGACCCAGTCCGTAGAGGgatccatggaccgggg ACATGATTCAGGATCACCTTGTAACATTACAAACATGATGACAGGGCTGGTTAAGGGCCAACGAAAGTCTTCCCTTCAATTCGAAGAGGAAGGACATGACACTTTGAAACTCTTAAATACACAGAGACACTCGGGAATACTTTGCGATGTTGTGTTGATGGTGGATGGCGAAGAATTTCCAGTTCATAAAGGTGTTCTTGCCGCTAACAGCAATTTTTTTCTAGCAATGTTCACCACGGATATGCTTGAAAAAGGTAAAATGAAAACCTGTATCAATTGTGTCAGCGCAGAAGCTATGGGTAGCCTGTTAGAGTTTATGTACACCGGGCGTATTCATATAAACTTGGATAATGTTCTCGAGTTACTGGAAGCGTCCAATTTTCTTTCTATAGTGAAAGTTAAGAAAGCGTGCTGTCAATTTCTTGAAAATATTGTGGATTTGGAGAACTGTCTAGCCATTCGTTCGATTGCCGACGTATTTTGTTGTGATGGTCTCAGTCGAGTGGTCACAAAGTACATTCACCAAAAGTTTCTTGATGTAAGCAAAACGGAAGCGTTTATGACGTCAGGCGAAGGCGATGTCATGAATTTTTTGTCAAGTGACGATATAAAAATTGATAGCGAAGAACAAGTTCTCGAAATCTTGTTGGATTGGATAAACTACGATCCAGAACGGAGAAAATGCTACAAAGATGAACTTTTAAAACTTGTTCGACTGCAGTTCATTCCGGCGTCACGCTTGCAGGACTTAAAGCAAGTGTCTTGGCCATTGACCACAACGGAAACTAAGCAAACTTGGAAAAGTACCGCGCGAAAATACTACAGCAATGTTGAGGTTATTGCTGTAACTGGTGGATGTGATGGCTCAACATTTCTATCCACTGTGTACTGCTTCATTCCTGCTGAGAAGAAATGGATGCAGCTGCCAGATATGCAAATTCCCCGATGGAG gCATCAAGTGGTAGTCTGTGACGACAATCTATTGGTGATCGGTGGCTTGAGAGATATCTGCGTCAAGGAGCCCATCTCAGCTTTCGTAGAAATGTTTTCCGGTCAAACTAACGTATGGGTACCAGTTCCTCAACAGCCAGCCGTGCGTGATATCGAGATTGACTCGTTCGGTGCTGTCTCCACTGGGAGCAGAGTCCTCGTTGTCGGAGGAATAGATTCGAAGGCCAACAAGTGTACCTCAAGTGTTTACTCTATCGAATTTGGAGAAGACACCTCAAGAGTTGTGCCCCTTTCATCGTTATTGGTTCCCAGGGCAGGGCACTGTCTGGTGACATTAGGGCAATGTGCGTATACCATTGGTGGCTTTCAGACGCCTTTAACGCACACTCCAGATGGTCTTCAAGTTGTTGAATGCTACGACCTGCAAGAAG ATGCATGGAACGTCGTCCAACCTATGAATGAACGACGGCTATTCGCGGCAGCAGTTGCTTTTAAGAATAAAATCTTCGTCTTTGGTGGCTCTGACGGTGATAACATTCTCAGTTCTTGCGAAGTTTTCGACCCAGAACTTAACCAATGGCAGACTATTGCCCCAATGCTAGTTCCCCGAGTGAGACATTCCGCGGTGGTGCATAAGGATAAGATTTATGTGATTGGTGGATTGAGTGCCAGAGAGGGACCTGGGTTAAAATCAGTGGAGTGTTATGTTTCTGAAGAGAACCGCTGGACAAAAGAACCTGACATGCCCAGTGGACGTTTCGACCACCAGAGTAATGTTGTTAATGTAGGATATAAGCTTGTAGTGCAAGCCATGGGCAAATAA